The sequence CCCGGTCGGCGAAGTCGTTGAGGGGGTCGCCGTCGACCTGGTGCGCGGGCACGTACCGGAACTCCACCGAGCGGCCGTCGAGCAGCTCGTCGATCCGCACGACGAGCTCCTGGTTGGCCACGGGCTTGCCCGCCGCCGTCTTCCAGCCCTTGCGCTTCCAGCCCGGGAGCCAGGTGGTGACCGCCTTCATCGCGTACTGGGAGTCCATCCGGATCTCCAGCGGCACGTCCGGGTCCACGGCTGTCAACAGCCGCTCCAGCGCCGTCAGTTCGGCGACGTTGTTGGTCGCGGTGCCGAGCGGGCCCGCCTCCCACTCGGTGGGCGTTCCCGTTCCGTCCCCGACGACCCAGGCCCAGCCTGCGGGGCCCGGATTTCCTTTCGACGCCCCGTCACATGCGGCGATCACGCGTTCAGCCATGCGCACGATCATGCCAGGGGTGGTGGTCGGGGAGGGGCAGTGGGTTGGGTGCGCGTGTATGTACGGGTGCGTCGTGGCTGGTCGCGCCGTTCCCCGCGCCCCTTGAGGCAAAGGATTGCGCCGTTCCCCGCGCCCCTCAACGACGAAAGACTGCGCCGTTCCCCGCGCCCCTCAAGGGCGAAGGAACTCGCCGTTCCCCGTGCCCCTGGGAGCGGGGACTGCCCGGTCCCCGGGGGGCTGAGGGCGAGTTGTCGGTTGTGGGGTGTGGGCTATGTTGAACCTCTGTGGGACACGAAGGAGGCGCACCGGTGCCATCGCCGCAGCAGGCCCGCGCGCAGGCGTCTGCGATCAGTTCGGGGAAACCGGTCACGGAGGCGGAGGCCGCGCCCACGACCCGGCTGCGAGCCCTGTTCGACGGCCCCCGGCTCTCCCCCGGGCAGCGACGCATCGCCCAGTACCTGATCGAGCACATCACCGAAGCGGCCTTCCTGTCGATCACGGATCTCGCGGAGCGCGTGGGCGTGAGCCAGCCCTCGGTGACCCGCTTCGCGACGGCCGTCGGCTTCAGCGGCTACCCCGCCCTGCGGGAACGCCTCCAGTCGATCGCGCTGAGCAAACTCGCCAGCACACCCGACGCCGCGGAAGAGGCCCGGCCCAACGAGTTGCAGGCCGCCGTCGACGCGGAGATCGACAACCTGGAGAACCTGCGCCGCGACTTCGCCGACCCGGAACAGGTCATCGAGACCGGCCGCGCGCTGTCGCGGTCGGCTCCGCTCACCGTCCTCGGACTGCGGATCTCCGGATCGCTGGCCGAATACTTCGCGTACGCCGCCCGGCGCGTCCACCCCGACGTCCGGCTGGTGACCCGGGGCGGCAGTGTCGCCTACGACGCCCTGCTGCAGTCGCGCGAGGCGGGCGGCACGTGGGTGCTGGCCTTCACCATGCCCCGGCACGCGCACGAGACACTGACGGCCATGCGGGTCGCCCGGCGGGCCGGTCTGCGCGTCGCCCTCGTCACCGATCTGGGCCTGGGACCACTGGCCGACGAGGCCGACGTCGTCTTCGCGACCGGCACCGGCTCACGGCTCGTCTTCGACTCCTACGCGGCACCCGCCGTACTCTCCGCGGCACTGCTGCAGGCCATGACCGACGCCGATCCCGAACGCACGCAGGCCCGCCTGGAGGACTACGAGCAGGTCGCGGACGAGCACGTCTTCTTCCTCAAGGACTGACCCAGGCCCTGCCCCAGGACGGGCCGGGGACGGCCCGGGGACGGCCCGGGGATGGGCCGGGGACTGGTCTCGCCGGGCCCGCCCGCATGGGAGGGCAGCATTCCGCAAGGTGAGATTCAGCCGTACAGGCACATGAATTTTTACATACCCTTGCTTACCAGACGGTATATATGAATACTTCTCGCTGATCGGGATCCGGTGGGGTCCTGGTCGGCCCGGGAACGGCGCACCCGCCTCGCACCGACCCGGGTGCATGAACGGGCCCCGCTCGCGCGAGCCCGTGGCGGCCCCGGTCAATCCCCTGGGCCGGGGCCGCCAAGAACGACCAGAACCGCCCGCCGGCCACCTCGGAAGCGATACCCATGTCCCTCACGTACTCGCCCATCAGCACGGACTGGCCCTGTCAGGTCAAGACGCCCGGCAGCCGTGACTGGGAACGATCGGCGGCCAAGTGGCTGCGTGAGCTGGTGCCGACCCGCTATGCCAGCTACCCCCTGCTGATCCGTCAGCCCGTCCTGCTCGCCCGCCACGCACAGATCCAGCTCCAGCAGGAGATCCGGGTCGTGCGCACCGCACTGCACAGCGCACGGGCCGAGCTGCCCGCCATGGGGATGCCCGAGTCCGTGATCGAGCACACGATCAAGCTGTACGCGGCGGAGCTCACGCAGTTGAACCACATCGCCCGGGGCGTCCGCGTCATCACCCAGGCCCTGGTGGAGAGCCACACCGCGCGCCAGGGCCACTGACCCGGCCGGCACCGGGTCGGCCCTGGTCCGCGGGCGCGATCCGCCAGGTGCCGCGGCGCACGTCCAGCGTCGCCGTGAGGTCGGCCCGCCGCGGGAACGAAACGGTCAGCCGCCACCGGGCCGGCAGGGCGGCCAGATCGATCGTCACCAGATCCTCGGTCACTTCGCCCAGGGTTCCGATCCAGTGGGGTGCGGTGGCCATCAGCCGCTCAGGCAGCCAGGACTCGGGCTCGGGAACACGCGAGGAGGGCCTCGCGGTGAGTTCGTTGAGGGCGGAGCCGGCGAGCAGGGTCAGCAGCCGCGCCAGGACCGCGGCCGGCAGGGCGGGGTCGCGGGTCTCCAGCAGCACGTAGCAGTCGTCGTGGCCCGAGAACCGGACCCGGGGCTCCCCCAGACACCTCAGGACCGACTCGTCGACGCCGATCGTGCCGAGCACGAGGGCGAGTTCGTCGAGCCGCTCCGGGGTCACGTCGGCGGGCACGTCGATCAGCGTCAGCTCGTACGGCGACCAGGTGCCGTCGAGGAACCGTGGCAGGAGGCCGCGGTCCATCACCAGGATTTCCTCCGCGAGCCGGTATGTGCCGGAGGCCCAGGATCCGAGCGGGTGGACCTTGCACGGCACGCCGAGGTCGGCCGCGATCAACGAGGGCCGCAGCGACTGCCAGTCCTCGTCCAGATAGGAGTTGGTCGCCAGCTGCACGACCGCGACCGCGTCGTTCACCCCCGCCACGAACAGGTCGGCCAACTCGCCCGCCCGGGCCGCGCCGGCGTTCACCTGCCACACCCCGTCGGCCTCACGGACGCCGAAGCTCAAGGGAAACGGCTGCCTCTCCATGCCGACACCGTTCACGCTGAACGCGCCGTGCTGCCCGACCTCGATCACTGCCCCACCCCCGAGAACCCGCCGGACGCCACCGCGGGGCCAGGACCCGTCGATCATCGCTGATCATCGCGATCGGCGGCGCGGTCGTGCGGCGGGCGGCCACCGCCGTCGAGGAGGGTCCGGCCCTGTCCTCGACGGCGGTGGCCCAGCCGATATCGCCTACCGGCAACCGCCTACCGTCCGCGGTCGGCCCGACCGCCCGGCCTCACTTCAGGTGGCGGTCGAAGAATCGGTTCCCGTCCTCCAACTCGAACCACGGGGTGCCGGTGTGCCCGCCAAGGTTGGCGTGCAGCGTCTTCTCCTTGGCGCCGAAGGCGTCGAAGAGATCCAGGGCGCGCTGCCTGGGGTTCCCCTCGTCGTCCCACTGCAGCAGGAGCAGCAGCGGGACGGTGACCTGCCGGGCCTCCTCGCGTTGGGCGCGGGGCACGTAACCTCCGGCGAAGAGACCGGCGGCCGCGATGCGCGGCTCGGTCGCCGCCAGCCGGATGCCGACGGCGGTCCACCCCGAGTACCCGACCGGGCCGCCGATCTCGGGCAGCGCCAGGAGGGCGTCCAGGGCGGTCCGCCAGTCCGGGGCCGCCTTCTCGACCAGCGGGCCGATGAAGGACTCGAAGATCTCGTCGACCGGTTCGCCGGCCCGCATCGCCCGACGGAGTTCGGCGCGGGCCTGCTCCTCGGCGGCGGTACGGGGCCGGTCACCGCACCCGGCGGCGTCGATGGAGGCCACCGCGTAGCCGCACGCCGCGGTGTACCGGGCCCGGGCCACCAGCCGGGGTTCGGCCTTGGGCAGGCCGTTGTTGTGGGCCATCAGGATCAGCGGAACGGGTGCGGCCCCGGAGGATCCGGCGGAACCGGGCGTCCACAGGGTGCCGGGGATCTCGCCGAGGGTGAACTCGCGTTCGAGGACACCGTCGTCGAGGCGTTGTTCAGAAGTGAATCGCATGGTCGTGCCTTTCGGGAGGGCTCTGGAACGGCGCTCCCGGACGACCTATCGCCCGACCGTGACCCCGGAGGAGAGCACCCATGTCGATACTGTGTTCACGGGTACCACCTCCTCGTTCTGTCGCACGGCCTCCGGAAAAGTAGCAGCGGTCCCCGCGGCCCGCCAACGGGTTTTCGCAG is a genomic window of Streptomyces sp. NBC_00414 containing:
- a CDS encoding dienelactone hydrolase family protein, producing MRFTSEQRLDDGVLEREFTLGEIPGTLWTPGSAGSSGAAPVPLILMAHNNGLPKAEPRLVARARYTAACGYAVASIDAAGCGDRPRTAAEEQARAELRRAMRAGEPVDEIFESFIGPLVEKAAPDWRTALDALLALPEIGGPVGYSGWTAVGIRLAATEPRIAAAGLFAGGYVPRAQREEARQVTVPLLLLLQWDDEGNPRQRALDLFDAFGAKEKTLHANLGGHTGTPWFELEDGNRFFDRHLK
- a CDS encoding ribonuclease H family protein, with the translated sequence MIVRMAERVIAACDGASKGNPGPAGWAWVVGDGTGTPTEWEAGPLGTATNNVAELTALERLLTAVDPDVPLEIRMDSQYAMKAVTTWLPGWKRKGWKTAAGKPVANQELVVRIDELLDGRSVEFRYVPAHQVDGDPLNDFADRAASQAAVVQKPAGSEQGSPEPPKSSAAKKAAPAKKRPSSSTTSSSTARSAASSSPSSSRTLKAKFPGRCRCGRSYAAGETIAKNPDGWGHPECRTEA
- a CDS encoding MurR/RpiR family transcriptional regulator; its protein translation is MPSPQQARAQASAISSGKPVTEAEAAPTTRLRALFDGPRLSPGQRRIAQYLIEHITEAAFLSITDLAERVGVSQPSVTRFATAVGFSGYPALRERLQSIALSKLASTPDAAEEARPNELQAAVDAEIDNLENLRRDFADPEQVIETGRALSRSAPLTVLGLRISGSLAEYFAYAARRVHPDVRLVTRGGSVAYDALLQSREAGGTWVLAFTMPRHAHETLTAMRVARRAGLRVALVTDLGLGPLADEADVVFATGTGSRLVFDSYAAPAVLSAALLQAMTDADPERTQARLEDYEQVADEHVFFLKD